The following are from one region of the Scylla paramamosain isolate STU-SP2022 chromosome 23, ASM3559412v1, whole genome shotgun sequence genome:
- the LOC135112270 gene encoding uncharacterized protein LOC135112270, giving the protein MAQYRVNWGEAPGKDRGDPRLEQAPQEEVLTLTPGGWVPHPLLPSPSYSTPRGGAQHALRSSHSYPATCPTCTLHSSHNYPAACPTCTHISPAPVQTPHLSQVQQLKVCQQRLLRPGPSAWRTTASFVGGLICATSYVRLLCDSNLQQLIDSLYDKQEFRQLPIDAVRSVVVGQRCKLGSCSDLFYCQEPGDSVDAYLSRCCALAAECNFHCPECDNSLTEYVLSRKVIMVLSNIS; this is encoded by the coding sequence ATGGCGCAGTATCGTGTAAACTGGGGTGAGGCACCAGGAAAAGACAGAGGCGACCCAAGACTAGAGCAGGCACCCCAGGAGGAAGTCCTCACCCTCACTCCAGGCGGCTGGGTGCCCCACCCGCTGTTACCCAGTCCCTCCTACTCCACACCGAGGGGGGGGGCCCAGCACGCCCTTCGCTCCAGCCACAGCTATCCAGCAACCTGCCCTACATGCACTCTGCACTCCAGCCACAACTATCCAGCAGCCTGCCCTACATGCACCCACATCAGCCCAGCACCCGTCCAAACCCCTCATCTGAGCCAGGTACAGCAACTCAAGGTATGTCAACAGCGGCTTTTGAGACCTGGGCCGTCAGCGTGGAGGACTACGGCCTCATTTGTGGGTGGCCTCATTTGTGCCACCTCATACGTGCGCCTCCTATGCGACAGCAACCTCCAGCAACTCATCGACTCCCTCTACGACAAGCAAGAGTTCAGGCAGCTCCCAATCGACGCGGTGAGAAGTGTAGTGGTCGGGCAGCGGTGCAAGTTGGGTTCATGCTCAGATCTCTTCTACTGCCAGGAGCCCGGGGACAGTGTCGATGCCTACCTGTCGAGGTGCTGTGCCCTGGCAGCAGAGTGCAACTTTCACTGCCCGGAGTGCGATAACTCGCTGACTGAGTATGTGTTGAGCAGAAAAGTGATCATGGTTTTAAGTAATATCAGCTAA
- the LOC135111939 gene encoding uncharacterized protein K02A2.6-like, whose product MYTSDERFPRLVIPTALRCTVLNNLHAGHQGRDSMLRRARQSVYWSSIDAEVEQKRRQCQVCETHAPSQPAEPLLTIPPPQYPLQQVVADLFHLDSSVYIVYVDRLTGWLEVEHLPGAAISAHLITSFRRWFTRFGIPEVLSCDGGTNLESRNFFNEWCVSLRVSSSHYAQSNGRAEAVVESAKRLLRGNTSRGGSLDTDGTARAPLQYLNTSLHDLDASLAQLLTGRQLRDAIPVESSRYFISEQWGRALRDRECAMVRTATTSLLRHDQTAHNLTPLNPGQQVCIQNLSSGR is encoded by the coding sequence ATGTACACCAGTGACGAGAGATTTCCCCGCTTGGTCATCCCCACTGCTCTCAGATGCACCGTACTCAATAACCTTCACGCCGGTCACCAGGGCAGAGACTCTATGCTCCGCAGGGCCAGGCAGTCTGTGTACTGGTCCAGCATTGACGCAGAGGTAGAGCAGAAACGACGCCAGTGCCAGGTGTGCGAGACACATGCACCCTCCCAACCAGCCGAGCCACTCCTGACCATCCCACCACCCCAATACCCTTTACAGCAGGTGGTGGCGGATTTATTCCACCTAGACAGCAGTGTGTACATCGTGTATGTGGACAGGCTGACGGGCTGGCTAGAGGTGGAGCACCTGCCTGGGGCGGCCATTAGCGCGCATCTCATCACATCATTCCGGCGATGGTTCACCAGATTCGGAATTCCTGAGGTGCTCTCATGCGATGGGGGCACCAATCTGGAATCAAGAAACTTCTTCAATGAGTGGTGTGTAAGCCTGAGAGTGTCTTCCTCCCACTACGCCCAATCTAATGGGCGTGCAGAGGCGGTTGTAGAGTCGGCGAAGAGGCTATTACGGGGCAACACAAGCCGCGGAGGCTCCCTAGACACGGACGGCACCGCCAGGGCACCCCTGCAATATCTCAACACATCCCTCCACGACCTGGACGCATCCCTGGCACAGCTGCTAACGGGCAGGCAGCTGCGGGACGCCATACCAGTCGAGAGCTCTCGCTACTTCATCAGCGAGCAGTGGGGCAGAGCACTGCGCGACCGGGAATGCGCTATGGTACGCACAGCCACGACCTCCTTGCTGCGACACGACCAGACTGCCCACAACTTAACACCTCTGAACCCGGGGCAGCAAGTCTGCATCCAGAACCTGTCTAGCGGGCGCTAG